A window of the Streptomyces albireticuli genome harbors these coding sequences:
- a CDS encoding response regulator transcription factor, which yields MTDRTGVPLRLVVVDDEALMRSGLRMILSAAPGIEVVAACDGPEAVAAVVRHRPDIVLLDIRMPGGHRHDGRGRRRMTHAAVPGPAEPDRRVVSDVVSAIR from the coding sequence ACAGGGGTGCCGCTACGCCTCGTCGTGGTGGATGACGAGGCACTGATGCGGTCGGGCCTGCGGATGATCCTCTCGGCCGCGCCGGGCATCGAGGTCGTGGCCGCCTGCGACGGCCCCGAGGCGGTCGCCGCCGTGGTCCGGCACAGGCCCGACATCGTGCTGCTGGACATCCGGATGCCCGGCGGTCACCGGCACGACGGCCGAGGGCGGCGACGCATGACGCACGCGGCCGTACCCGGGCCGGCAGAACCGGATCGGAGAGTCGTGAGCGACGTGGTGAGCGCGATCCGGTGA